The Dendropsophus ebraccatus isolate aDenEbr1 chromosome 3, aDenEbr1.pat, whole genome shotgun sequence genome includes a region encoding these proteins:
- the LOC138787199 gene encoding transcription factor JunD-like: MMMTSATTDHVKMEPPFYHEDTLNLQDFAQISGYSGGTAGGTTGSHQVSGGESGVRYTPEHKMMTANIIIQGSNLKKKSLTPIPSAPVSAAVIPVGFSEVITHGSDALKLMQGGGSALGESSGGGHDVVVGNDLNPVPVTADGGAIVVTAGNTTVSSSNNGSTPSDVSLLPPASAAALNLLKLSPPELEHLLIQAASPGLSATSSSNPSAATVVPPQQGTPVPATTVPHPFLYRNQQVITQEQEGFADGFVKALADLHKQNQLLGAPISPSALATGSPSYPTRSLHAAGEVPVYTNLSSFNPAAAATQLSPTLPQPPAPYTGNSASTTPAVQLHFPGLNRLHTVRGPLDEPQTVPDVSQPGAPAGSAGDTSTPPSLSPIDLETQERIKAERKRLRNRIAASKCRKRKLERIARLEEKVKVLKSQNSDLASTASLLREQVSQLKHKVMSHVTSGCQIAVAKSSPGSKTGDASTC; encoded by the coding sequence ATGATGATGACCAGCGCTACCACTGATCATGTGAAAATGGAGCCTCCTTTTTATCATGAGGATACCTTGAATTTGCAGGATTTTGCACAGATCTCAGGATATAGTGGTGGCACTGCTGGAGGAACCACAGGCTCTCACCAAGTTAGTGGAGGAGAGAGTGGAGTCAGGTATACTCCAGAACATAAAATGATGACTGCCAACATTATAATTCAGGGGAGCAACCTGAAAAAGAAAAGCCTGACCCCTATTCCATCTGCTCCAGTGTCTGCTGCTGTCATTCCTGTTGGATTCTCTGAGGTTATTACTCATGGAAGTGATGCACTGAAGCTGATGCAGGGTGGGGGCAGTGCACTTGGTGAATCCTCAGGAGGTGGCCACGATGTGGTGGTTGGAAATGACCTTAATCCAGTTCCAGTGACAGCAGACGGAGGTGCCATAGTGGTGACTGCTGGAAACACTACTGTAAGCAGTAGCAACAATGGCAGCACTCCATCAGATgtctctcttcttcctccagcTTCAGCTGCAGCTCTAAATCTACTTAAACTTTCTCCCCCTGAACTAGAGCACCTCCTAATCCAAGCCGCCAGTCCTGGTCTTTCAGCCACATCCAGCAGTAATCCCAGTGCTGCAACAGTAGTCCCCCCACAACAGGGTACACCAGTACCTGCAACCACAGTTCCACATCCCTTCCTGTACCGCAACCAACAAGTTATCACTCAAGAGCAGGAAGGATTTGCAGATGGCTTTGTAAAAGCTTTAGCTGATCTCCATAAACAGAATCAGTTATTGGGAGCACCTATTTCACCATCAGCTCTTGCTACTGGCTCTCCCTCTTATCCAACTCGCTCCCTGCATGCAGCTGGAGAGGTTCCTGTCTACACTAACCTCAGCAGCTTTAACCCAGCAGCTGCTGCTACACAGCTCAGTCCTACTCTTCCTCAGCCTCCAGCTCCTTACACTGGTAATTCTGCTAGTACTACACCAGCTGTACAGTTACATTTTCCAGGGCTTAATCGGCTACATACAGTAAGGGGTCCACTAGATGAACCCCAAACTGTACCTGATGTCTCCCAGCCTGGTGCTCCAGCAGGTAGTGCAGGAGATACAAGCACACCTCCATCTCTTTCCCCAATTGATCTAGAGACACAAGAGCGAATCAAAGCAGAAAGGAAAAGACTAAGGAATCGAATTGCTGCCTCAAAGTGCCGCAAAAGGAAGTTGGAGCGAATTGCACGCTTAGAAGAAAAGGTGAAAGTGCTCAAGTCCCAGAACTCTGACCTGGCATCCACTGCCAGTCTCCTGCGAGAGCAAGTATCTCAGCTGAAACATAAAGTTATGAGCCACGTCACTAGTGGCTGTCAAATAGCTGTTGCCAAATCTTCACCAGGGTCCAAGACAGGAGATGCCTCTACTTGCTGA